ACGACATTGCGTTCGTGGAAGTGAAGGCGAGGCGCGGGGAGGCGTTCGGACAGCCGGTCGAGGCGGTGCACTTCCGGAAACGCCGGGAACTCGGCCGCAGCGCCCGCGTTTGGGTGGATCGACACGGTACTCCGGAGCTGACGTATCGCTTCGACGTGGTCGGAATCCTTATTTCCGGTCAGAATGTCCGAGTTCAGCACGTGGAGAATGCGTTTCTACTGCCCTGAAATCAGACAGTGCAGGGGAGTTGTCCACATGGAAGGTTCTTCGTATTTTATTCGGGTCTTGGCCCTGCTCGCGTTCCCGGTAGATTCTCGCGAGCCAGGGCATGGCGGCTTCACCACTCACGACGGCGGTATCTATGGCGGGCACAGTGATGTCAGACGACAAGCGCAAGGCCCTGGCGCTCGCAGTCGCACAGATCGAAAAGAGCTGCGGCAAGGGTTCGATCATGCGCCTCGGTACCGATTCGAAAGTGCGTGTCGAATCGATTCCGACTGGCGCCATCAATCTCGATGCGGCGATCGGCGTGGGCGGCATTCCGCGCGGCCGCGTCACCGAGATCTACGGACCGGAATCCAGCGGTAAGACCACGCTCTGCTTGCACGTGGTGGCGAACGCGCAGAAGCTGGGCGGCGTG
This region of Gemmatimonas groenlandica genomic DNA includes:
- a CDS encoding YraN family protein, translated to MTKQRQALGLLGERIAARWMRRDGWEFVAHRFRSGHRDIDLIMRRGNDIAFVEVKARRGEAFGQPVEAVHFRKRRELGRSARVWVDRHGTPELTYRFDVVGILISGQNVRVQHVENAFLLP